Genomic DNA from Actinomycetes bacterium:
ACTCGTAGCTGCCGGTCACCAGCCACCTGGTCAGCCGGCCGACCTGGTCGGGGTCGCCCATGTGTCCCTCGCCCTCCTCGACGACGGTCGTCGCCCCGGGCACCTGCTCGGACAGCCAGGCCCCGTGGGCGGCCGGGACCAGGGTGTCCTTGACGCCGTACCGCACCTCGACGGGCACGGCGATCTCGGTGACGCCGAAGCCCCACGGCCGGGTGAAGGCCAGGTCGTCGTCGACCCATCCCCAGTAGCCGCCGCGGGCCAGGTCGGCCCCGAACGCGGTGATGACCTGGGCCATGTCGGCGCGAGCGAGGACGGCCCGGTCGGCCTCGTCGATCTCCCACGCGCCCAGCATGCTGGCCGGGTCCTCGGCGATCCGCCGCACGAAGTCGGCGTGCTCCCGCTCGAGGTTGGCGGCCAGGGTCGTCTCGCCGTCCAGCGCCCAGCCGAACTCGGTGACGTTCATCTCGGCCATCCCGGCGAACCAGTCGAAGCCGGCCGTGTCGTAGGGGACCGGGCCCA
This window encodes:
- a CDS encoding alpha/beta hydrolase, which translates into the protein MTDDRTRQTTTLPDGRTLCFAEWGDPDGFPVLSLHGTPGSRLNRHPDEGRYAAAGARWVTYDRPGYGGSTRLPGRSVVDGVADVRVLADHLGLDRFAVTGGSGGAPHSLAVAARLGDRVVRARCDVGPVPYDTAGFDWFAGMAEMNVTEFGWALDGETTLAANLEREHADFVRRIAEDPASMLGAWEIDEADRAVLARADMAQVITAFGADLARGGYWGWVDDDLAFTRPWGFGVTEIAVPVEVRYGVKDTLVPAAHGAWLSEQVPGATTVVEEGEGHMGDPDQVGRLTRWLVTGSYE